In the Helicobacter cetorum MIT 99-5656 genome, GCACTCTCTATAAAAGCGGTAGTAGTAGAAACCCCTACAAACGCACTCGCCAAAGAAACCCCTGCATCAGCTTCTAAAGTCTTTTCTAAAGCTTTGCTTTTTTCTTTTTCATTAAAAAAGCCTGTTCTATAGCCAATGCCTCCAAGCGTGCCTAAAGAATCAAATAAATCGGTAACAAAAAAAGTAACTACCACCGGCACTAAGGCTAAGGTGAAAGTGCCACTCGCATCATAAAAAATGCCTTTAATGTCTAGCTCTAAAGCAATAGGGCTAATACTAGCGGGCATGGAGAAAAACTCTTTAGGGTAGGGGGATAGCTGAAAGACCCAAGCAATGATTGAAGTGATTAATACGGCTAAAATAAAAGAACCCTTAATTTTAAGCGTAGTTAGGGCAAAGATTAAGACTACCCCCACAACCCCTAATAATACTTGTGGGTCGCTAAAATCGCCTAAGGTTACAAGCGTAGCCTTATGAGTAACTACAATATGCATCTCTTTGAGTCCAATAAATGCGATAAACGCCCCTATTCCCGCACTTACAGCTCGTCTTAAATCACTAGGAATGCTTCGCATAACCCAGCTACGAAAATTCGTAAAAGACAAAATGACAAAAATCGCCCCAGAGAGCGCTACAATGCCTAAAGCACTCTGCCAAGGTAATTTTAAACCCTGAACAAGTCCATAGCTAAAATAGGCTGATAGCCCTAAGCCCACACTCATTGCAATGGGGGTGTTTGCCCATAGTCCGTTAAAAATGCTTGCTAGGATAGTGATGATAGAGGTTGCAGATAAAAGGGCTTCATAAGGCATATTAGCTTGAGAAAGAATGAGAGCGTTCAGTGGCACAATGTAAATCATTGTGATAAAGGTCGTTAAGCCAGCTCTAAACTCAGTGGCTATGTTTGTGTTGTGTTCTTTAAGCTTGAAAAACCCCATGTTAGATAACTCCTTATTGTTTGGTATAGATTAATTTAATAAGGGGTTTTTAGAGTTATATTATTACGATTATTTTTTTAAAATTACCTTAAGAAACCTAGTTGTGCCGCTTGAAGTCAATAGAAACAAGAAAAAATATCATTTTGTAAACTTGTGTTTTTTTAAGTGGGTGGAAGCTTTTTAATCGGTCAAGGTGAACAAAAACGCACCATTACCACCTTAGAACCATCTCATTTACCCCCTGTAATGCTACCGCCAAATTTACCCAAGCAAACACCACAGAATAGCCCTGTTTCATCAAAGGGTGAGCCTAGTGGGAAATCCAAACAAGAAAATCCAAGTCCACAGCCTGTGTCAAGTCCGCCCCATTCGCCACCACCACAACAGCAACACCAAGAACATAGTCCCCAAGAAAAACCAGCTGAACTACCGCCAAATCCCCAACCACAAGTCCAAGACCCACCGCCAGAAAAATCCAGCCCAATAGAAAGCCCAAATCCACAAGAAAATCCAACTTCAAAATCTAAACCCACAAATCCCCCACAACCTAGAGCTGAAAACCAACCAGATATTAACCAACAAGTCCAAAATATAGCTAGGCAAGATTACACGGAAAAAGTTATAAAATACCGAACAGATAAAGATACAGCTATGGATAATGCTTCACAGACAGGCGAAGCATACACAAGATACACGAAATGGTGTGTAAAAAACGCACAAAGATATAACGACCAAGCACATAATTGTATTAGTATTTGGGGTAAAAACGCACATATATATGAAGTAGAATATAATAAGATTTTTAACGAGCATACTTATCCAAACGCTGTTTTGCCAAATTGCCCTATGCCAAGCGGTTTTCCTATGCCAAGCGGTTACAATGAAAACACCTTAGCTGAAAAAAATTGCTTTGAGTATGGTAATGCTGATAATATCATTACGACAAGCATGCCCACAGATATTCCTAACTTAGCAAACTATTTTTACCGCCTACTAACCTTACAAACAAACCGCTATACTCAAACCAACCTTTCAAATTTAGTGTCTGTTTCCAAACAAACCACTCTCCATTATGGGGTTAGTCTAGCTATAGGATACAAACATTTCTTTGTGCCTAGATTTGGATTAAGAACTTATGCTAATATTGAATACCTTGTATAGCATGTTTATTAGTTATTATTATTTGTTTTAAATTGGGTTATAAGGGGGGGGATTAAGTCTGCGTGCATCCGATAGGTTTTTTATGGTGATTTTTAATAAAATCCTTTAAAATCACATTTTCAGCTCTTTTGGAAGTAGGGAAACTATCTTGATAAGTTTTACCAAATAAGTTGTAGGTGGGTTGTTCGGGGAAAAAGGCATATACTTGCACAACTTCATTAATCTTTAAAAGCGATTGCAACACAAAATAGTTTGTTGTAGAATTTGTGCCATTGATACGATACTCTACTTTGCCACAATTATAAGATTGCACTCGCTTGGTAATAGGCGTAATACTATGACCGATTTTAAAGATTTTGCCTTGAATAACAAACACATATACAAGCCCTTCAGTTTTCATGTTCTCTTCATCAATGGCTTTGATTTCTAACTTTTCTAAGTCATTATTAGGAATTAACTCGCACAACAAGTTAAAATGTTCTTTATATTCAAAGTCTCTATAATCAATTTCATCTTTTAAGTCATCAATACTTTTTAAAATCACAATATTTTTATTTTTTGCTTTTGCCCATAATACGCTCCATTAAATTTGTGGATAAACTTCAGCTCTTGCTTAGTTAAAGAAATGCTTTCTAATAAAGGGAAATGCTGTAACACTCTAATGTTATTAAAATTGCCATAACGAGTGAGATTATTAAGAAAAATATAAATCTCATTGTCTAATTCAGATTTAATTTTTAAAGCTTCTTCATAGCTTTTGCAACGCACAAATGCAATGCTTTGTGTCATGCCACAATCATCAATAAATGTGTTGTATTGATTAGTCAAAGACAAAAAGACTTTGTAGCCTTCTTGGTATTTATGGGGGATTTTACTATATACGACTTGACTAGGGGTATGGATAAGCTTGTAAGGGTAGTCTTTGTTCGGAATGGGCGATAAAAATTCTTTTTTAGTCGTTCTGTGTAAAAAGCTTGTGGTTTCTATTTTATAGGTAGGTAAATTAGCATTATTAATGGTTTTGTCTAAAATACTACAAACTAATTCATTCAAATACAAGGGGATAAAATTTAAATGAGTTTTAAGCAAAACTCTTTGCGTGTCTTTTAAAACATAATGATTATAAACGCTAAAACTCCTTTGATTAGGGACTTTTTGCAATAAAAACCAAGTGAAAGATGAACCCACTTTTTTAAAATATTTTTTAGCCCCACCTATATTAAGATGGATAAATTGATATTGTGAGAGCAAGCTAGGCAAAACATTTCTATCCGAAAAACTCATCCAGTGGTTAGGCACAATAAATAAAATGTAGCCCCCATTTTTTGTAAGCTCTAAGGCTTTTTTAATAAAATCTCTGGCTAGATTATGGTTTTTAGAAGTGCGACCTAGTGCGTTAAATTTAGCAAAAGGCGGGTTAGCCACGATTAAATCATAAAGCGTAGCATTATCAAATTCCAAAAAATCCTTACAACTCAAATGGATATTATTTCCAAAATATTTTTTAACATGCTCAATGCGTTTGGGGTTAATCTCATTAAAATACAGGTTATTTAAAGAAGTCTTGGTTCTCAAGTAAGCAAAAAAATTTCCATTTCCACAGCAACAATCTAAAATTTTTAAATTTTCTTGTCTAAAAAAATCGCTAGGAATAGTGTCTATCATTTCTTTTACACAATCTAATGGAGTGCAAATATCGTTAGAATTGACAAAGTGGCTTGTGTCAAGATTGAGTGCGTCAAAATAAGATTTGATTTGTGAAAAGTCATGTAGTTTTATGTGTCTGTATTTTAAAATGGGCTTTTTTTCCGAGAGAGCCAACACTTAAACCTTTCTTATTTCAATGATTGTTAGGGCGATTATGCCAAAAATTAGCTTGAAATTCTATTCTAGCAAATCCTAGGCAAAATTTCGCCTTCTGACATTTCTAAAATTCTTTCAAAACCCCATGCATTTTTTAAAACCACACTTGGATAGGGGTTTTTAAACACTTCACCTATAATGCAAGCGTTTTTGCCTTTTTCGTTAGCATGCAAGAGTTCTAGAGCTTTTTTAGCATCTTCTTTATCCATAGCTAGGACAAATACCCCTTCATTAGCTAATGCGTAAGGTTCTAGCCCTAAAATCTCACAAATGCCTTTAGTTTCTTCTTTCAAAGGAATTTTGTCTTCTTCTATAATGATTTTTACAATTGAACTACTCGCCCATTCATTCAACACGCTTGCTAGTCCGCCCCTAGTTGCATCTCTTAGGGCATAAATTTTTAAATCGCTTAAAAATAGGGGTTTTAATAAAGGATAGAGCAATTGACAATCACTTTCTAAACTCGTTTTTAGCTTGATTTCATTACGCATAGCAAACAAGCTTGCCCCATGGTTTGCGATACTATCGCTTACAATGATGACTTGATTAGCTTTTAGATTTTGTGAAGAAATCTCTGACTTTATAATTTTACCAATGCATGTGGTGTTAATAAAGAGCTTATCCACGCTCCCCTTTGGCACGACCTTAGTGTCTAATGAGAGTAGTTTCAGATTAGCTAATTTTAATTGCTCTTGAATGGAATTTAAAATCTGTTTTAGCAAGCTAATTTCTAAGCCTTCTTCCAAAATAAAGCCCATGTTTAAATAAAGCGGTTCACCCCCTTGCATGCTCACATCATTCGCACTCCCACAAACACAGAGCTTGCCTATATCGCCCCCATTAAAAACTAAGGGCGTAATGACAAAACTATCCGTGCTGACACAATACTCCCCATTAGCTCTAAACTTAGGGGCGTCTTCATTAAAAACGATGATAAATTCTTTTAAATAAGGCATAAACACTTGCTCAATTAACGCATTAGTTTCTTGCCCCCCATTCCCGCACGCTAGAGTTACATGATTCATTTTTATCCTTTCTTTATGATTGTAGGGTTAAAATATGCCATTAAAGCTTGACCGATAGCAATATTGCTATCATTAGGCGCAAAATTTTTGTGGAAAAAATAAGTTCTTTTAAGCTCTTTTAATCGTTTGGCTAATTGCTCGCATAATAGTTTGTTGCAAAACACACCCCCACTAAACACCACTGCATGCTTTTTAAAAGGCGTGATTAAAGCGATAATGATTTCTACTAAACTATTAAAAAATTTCTTAGCGATATGCTTAAATTCTAGCTTTTCTAAATCATTTTCAAACGCTTGATAAAATTTTCTTAAACACACAATGTTGTCCTTAATTTCAAAAGGATAAATTGAAGTTTCATTACTCTCTTTGGCTAAATTTTCTAAAACTTGACCGCTCTGGCTTTCAAAACTAATTGTTTCTACTAAGTTTAAACTAAACGCCATAATATCAAACAAACGCCCTACGGAATTTGTGGCTATGCTTTGGATTTGTTTTTTGTGCATTTGTTTAAAAATCTCTAACTCACTTTTTTCAAAATGCTTTTGAATGCGTTTTAAAAGCTTGTCAAGCTGGTATTTTAAAGCGATTTCTAAAACTAGGCGTTTAGGCTCTTTTATGGCTTTCTCGCCCCCTAAAAGCAAAAATTCTTCAAATCTAGCGACTTCTCTAATTTCTTTAAAATCCCCTATAAAACACTCCGCCCCATAAATCTTATTTTCATAAGCCCCACTCCCATCCCAGATAATGCCTATAAATTGATTGATATTTCTATCTTGCAAAAATGCGTCTAGGATACTTGCTAAAAAATGCGCATGGTGGTGCT is a window encoding:
- a CDS encoding GIY-YIG nuclease family protein, which produces MILKSIDDLKDEIDYRDFEYKEHFNLLCELIPNNDLEKLEIKAIDEENMKTEGLVYVFVIQGKIFKIGHSITPITKRVQSYNCGKVEYRINGTNSTTNYFVLQSLLKINEVVQVYAFFPEQPTYNLFGKTYQDSFPTSKRAENVILKDFIKNHHKKPIGCTQT
- a CDS encoding NCS2 family permease, giving the protein MGFFKLKEHNTNIATEFRAGLTTFITMIYIVPLNALILSQANMPYEALLSATSIITILASIFNGLWANTPIAMSVGLGLSAYFSYGLVQGLKLPWQSALGIVALSGAIFVILSFTNFRSWVMRSIPSDLRRAVSAGIGAFIAFIGLKEMHIVVTHKATLVTLGDFSDPQVLLGVVGVVLIFALTTLKIKGSFILAVLITSIIAWVFQLSPYPKEFFSMPASISPIALELDIKGIFYDASGTFTLALVPVVVTFFVTDLFDSLGTLGGIGYRTGFFNEKEKSKALEKTLEADAGVSLASAFVGVSTTTAFIESASGVEEGGRTGLTAVFTGLLFVLTLFCLPLLKAIPSNAIYPVLVMVGVLMFSALEGVNFKDIAVSVSTFLTVVMMPLTYSITDGLAFGFLSYTIIKLVQKDFKAINLGIIMLCVISFFVFIFR
- the hypE gene encoding hydrogenase expression/formation protein HypE codes for the protein MNHVTLACGNGGQETNALIEQVFMPYLKEFIIVFNEDAPKFRANGEYCVSTDSFVITPLVFNGGDIGKLCVCGSANDVSMQGGEPLYLNMGFILEEGLEISLLKQILNSIQEQLKLANLKLLSLDTKVVPKGSVDKLFINTTCIGKIIKSEISSQNLKANQVIIVSDSIANHGASLFAMRNEIKLKTSLESDCQLLYPLLKPLFLSDLKIYALRDATRGGLASVLNEWASSSIVKIIIEEDKIPLKEETKGICEILGLEPYALANEGVFVLAMDKEDAKKALELLHANEKGKNACIIGEVFKNPYPSVVLKNAWGFERILEMSEGEILPRIC
- a CDS encoding class I SAM-dependent methyltransferase, which produces MLALSEKKPILKYRHIKLHDFSQIKSYFDALNLDTSHFVNSNDICTPLDCVKEMIDTIPSDFFRQENLKILDCCCGNGNFFAYLRTKTSLNNLYFNEINPKRIEHVKKYFGNNIHLSCKDFLEFDNATLYDLIVANPPFAKFNALGRTSKNHNLARDFIKKALELTKNGGYILFIVPNHWMSFSDRNVLPSLLSQYQFIHLNIGGAKKYFKKVGSSFTWFLLQKVPNQRSFSVYNHYVLKDTQRVLLKTHLNFIPLYLNELVCSILDKTINNANLPTYKIETTSFLHRTTKKEFLSPIPNKDYPYKLIHTPSQVVYSKIPHKYQEGYKVFLSLTNQYNTFIDDCGMTQSIAFVRCKSYEEALKIKSELDNEIYIFLNNLTRYGNFNNIRVLQHFPLLESISLTKQELKFIHKFNGAYYGQKQKIKIL